A part of Corynebacterium afermentans subsp. lipophilum genomic DNA contains:
- the rpmH gene encoding 50S ribosomal protein L34: protein MSKRTFQPNNRRRARKHGFRARMQTRAGRAIVSARRKKGRAKLTA, encoded by the coding sequence GTGTCTAAGCGGACTTTCCAGCCGAACAACCGTCGCCGCGCACGCAAGCACGGCTTCCGTGCCCGCATGCAGACCCGCGCCGGCCGCGCCATCGTTTCCGCGCGCCGCAAGAAGGGCCGCGCAAAGCTGACGGCATAG